Below is a window of Leishmania braziliensis MHOM/BR/75/M2904 complete genome, chromosome 3 DNA.
GGGGACAACGGTGGCGGTAGTGATGATGCCCCTGAAGCTCGCGTGACGGCGGCAACTACCGAAGCGTCTCCCAGCGCGCCGGTGAGGCAGGTACCAGCTTTGTCCCCGTCACCAGCTGAGGACAAGTCGGCTCTCCGCGCCATCCTTCACGACCTTGCTGCCACTGCGGCACATGTTCAGCAGCAGTTCTGCATGTGCACTATGGTGGACGGTGTACACATGCTCCAAGCatcggtgctgcaggagttCGCCCTGGCGCAGCTGGCTAAGCTGGAGCAACGTCTCGGTTGCACGTCTAGCGGCACGGCATCCTCTGATgacgcggcggaggcgatggTAATGCTGGGAGCGCCagaggcagagctgctgcagctgcaggagcgtcTCACTGCGGTGCATCACGAAGTCCGCTGGGAAGTTTTGTACGCAGTGGAGTCGAATaggccgctgcgcacgccgGCAGACTTGGCGGCTGCCTTCGCGCCTGGCGTTGCGGAGGAGACCATCATTCTTCAGCAGATAATAGAGGACTGACACGCCGACAGGAGAGGTAGGGACAAAATGGACAGACTTAGCGCGCGACAGGGTgaggtgggtgtgggggggggggggggggtggcgacGATGATGTACGCCTGGGGTGACGAGGGCAaaggacgaggaaggggCGGGCGGGTGAagtagagggaggggtgattGCCGCAGCACAATCACTCATGCGAGTGTTTTGCCTCTTGCCGTGCTGATGATGGTCCGGCGACCGTTGgtcgagtgtgtgtgtgtgggtgtgggtgtgttcGTAGTAGTCCAGCGCATACGTCTGAAGATGGTGGGtggtggaagagggaggggggcagctTGATGACTGGCAAAAGAGTTGTCGCCCACGTCATTTTCTCGCTGTtgtcgttgttgttgttctgcTGATGTTGCGTCGTTGGTAAACGCTGTCACGTCGTACCCACTCGCACTCACGCATACATGCACGGCCCTCGTTGTGTGGTGCGGCTTTTCCTCGCACTCTGTTGCAGCTGTcgctccccacacacacacacacacacacacgcgctctGAGCGTGTGCGTTTAATGAAATTACTAAGCGGGGTAAGCGCACACGTCGGGCGAAGGACCGAATAAGCCAACGGatggcaaaagagagagaagaaatcGAACGACAGGGGAGAGATGCTTCGCTTCGAGTGCGAAGGTGAGTGGTGCACTCGTTCGGTGTGTGTCGGCGTGCCTCTCCCGTGAGtccgaggaggaagagaggaaagcggTAGGAgggtgtggtggtgaagcagcggtggcgagagagggagagagagggcggctGGTGCCAacacagcggcggtgttAAAGCGTCACCGACCCTCTCAGCCATCCCCACCTCCCTGTCTCCCGCCTTCTCGCTCCTTTCTCCGATTTTCATGAGGACGTTGAGCGTCATGACCCAActcaccgcagcagcgtcaggcAAGGACGAAAGAGACGAGGGCATCGTGTGGTCAAgtacgtgctgctgctgcacagacacacggcGAGCGCggtgccttctctctctctcctccttttcttctgccCTCATGCATTGCTGATGAATGGCTGCCATGACGATCGTCATTGTCCTTCTCTCCATCTTCctcgcccctcctctctccgctcgtgtgctgcggctgcccgGCTGGTGTCACGCACGCGCGTCTCGTGTCTTGTGAGACCAAAGCATCGCAGAGCGGATCCCGTGcactcactctctccacccctccccctcccccccacccccccacGCGCCCGCCCCACGCAACAGCTCGTTCTCATCACCAACGTCTATGCGCACATCCGCacctttttccttcccctttGCCTGTCGCCCCCGCTCTCGTCtctcccaccctctctcgctgcgtgCTCGGCGTGCAGATTTCACCTCATACACTCGCCCGCAAGCGCATATACGCAGAAcgagcccctccccctttacacacacgcacgcacacacgtgcgcctTGGCCATTCGGACGCGAAACGGCAAGCGGTGCTGCTCAAGGGCTGAGGCACCTCTCCTAGTCAagtgtttctctcttcagtAGTCGTGCTTATCCTGAGGGGCACTGAGCGAGGCAGCGCTCGCTTCGTGCGTCCTACAGTGCTCTGCTGCTCACCTCGTTCTCTCACTCTCGTACCAGCGAGCATACGAATGCAGAGCAACACCGTCTTGGACCCAGagcgcgaggcgctgcgcagcgaagCCATCAAGAAGACGGTGGAGCGCAACGTCACGCAGGCTCGCTTGAAGAAGGTAAACGATGAcgtcaagcagcagcagcgggagctGGACAAGGTGGAGGACCAGGTCAACGCACTCCTCAGCATTGGCCACTACGTGGGTGAGGTTCTCAAGCGCGTTGATGAGGAGCGCTTCATCGTGAAAAGCATCAGCGGCGCGCGTCACCTGGTTGGCTACCGCAAGAGCATCAAGCCGGAGAAGCTCAAGTTTGGTGCTCGTGTCGCGCTGGAGATTACGACCTTCACGATCGTGAAGGTGCTGCCGCGCGAGGTGGACCCGCAGGTGTACAGCATGCAGTACATGTCCAGCGACAAGGATGTGTCCTTCCAGGACATTGGTGGACTGCAGCCACAGATGCGGCAGATGCGGGAGGTGATTGAGCTGCCCCTGACGAACCCAGAGCTGTTCACGCGCGTTGGCATTGCCGCGCCGAAGGGTGTGCTGCTCTATGGCCCGCCAGGCACCGgcaagacgctgctggcgaaGGCCATCGCCGCCAACGTGGATGCCGCGTTCCTCAAGAtcgtcgcctcctccatcgtCGATAAGTACATTGGTGAGTCGGCGCGTGTCATTCGTGAAATGTTCGCCTACGCGCGTGAGCACGAGCCGTGCATTATCTTCATTGATGAGGTGGACGCCATCGGCAGCAAGCGTATCGAGGGCTCGTCCTCGGATCGCGAAATCCAGCGTACGCTGATGGAGCTCCTCAACCAGATGGACGGCTTTGACACGCTGGGCAAGGTGAAGGTCATCATGGCAACGAACCGGCCCGACACGCTCGATGCGGCCCTGATGCGGCCCGGACGCCTCGACCGCAAGATCGAGATCCCGTTGCCGAACGAGGCCGGGCGGCTCGACATCCTCCGAATCCACTCGGCAAAGATCGCAAAGCAGGGCGACATCGACTTTGAGAGCGTCGTGAAGTTATCGGAGGGCTTCAACGGGGCTGATCTGCGGAACGTCTGCACGGAGGCCGGTATGTTTGCCATTCGCGCCGGCCGCGACTACGTCGAGAACAATGACTTCAACAAGGCTGTCCGCAAGGTGGCGGACATGAAGCGGCTGGAGGGCACGGCGCACCAGTACTCCGATCAGTAGGAGGGGCTCTCAAGGATGGCGAGGACAGCTTCGACAAAGACACCGAACCTCTGCCTGCATGAGTGTACACAGCGCGCTGTTCACGCATGGCGCCGTGActttcaccctctcccacccacGGCTGTCGCTACTTCACTGGCAACAATGATGGATATGGTGGACCGTTGGTAttgtcccccctcccctctcctccatcgcCCCACTCCCTCCGCCGGATGCcgtggggggaggtgcaCATATGTACATGTCGTCTCTGTCGGTGTGCAGTCGTAcgggcgggaggggggtggccaCTCGGTAGAGAGGAGGGACACCTATGAAGaccctctctcgttctctctcctaGCAAcgacacacaggcacgcagaCCGAGCAACTGCTCACaccgcaccaccactactCCGATCCCCACGGACTGCGctcgccttctcttctctgtggTTGTTTCCTTCGCGCTGTCTGGCTGCCGGCTGGTCCACTGAAAAGAGGCCGTATGCTTCCACGCGGGTGTGCGGCGTCTGCGGGCACCCCTGTGGAGGCTCCCTTTCCCTGGCGTCTCCCTGTGTAACCTGCGTGGGTGTCTGTGTCGCcatgtcgtctctctcttctctcttccgcgTCTTTCCGAGAACAACATCGGAAGAACGTCCCCGGCCACGCAAACGCGCCaacggggtgggggggaggcgaggaagaggggaggcagagggCCACGGCAAGACGGGGTGTGTCACGTGCGACGAGGAAGGCGGGGGGATGTGGtttggcggtggcggggtCGAGGCTTCCACGGCGGTGTGCAAGAGCAGAAACGAAAAACTGCAGGACTGTAGCGTCGGGGGTGCGTTCTCTCCTCGGGGAGGAACTCGCTAAGGTGAACATCACAGCACCGCTctcacacgcacgcctgtctctcctcctcttcctccttccccctcaACCCTCTGCACATGggctcttcctctccacgACCACCAACGTCTCCCACACCCTCCACCCTTACCTCGTCGCTTCGCAGCGACAACACATGAGACATGCACCTCctactgccaccaccgctcccGGCGGAGTCCGTGCATGGGCGTCTGGTGGGTGTCAGTCACCTTcatttcctctcccctctccacatATTTTTTCTGTCTCGCTCTGTCTGTGCTGATTCCGTTGTACCAGCACACCTGcagtgagtgtgtgcgtgtgcgtgtgtgtgtgtgtgcgtatgcgcCTTGGAAGGCAAGCGAATTTGCCcggagagacagagagagtcTACGGTGTAGAGCAGTAGGGCGAGGTAGCTCTGTGTCCCTGTCTCGGCATGCCTGTGTCGCCTTCGCCGTCGCTCCGCATAcaccccccgccccgccccgcccaacaacaacaagcaGCAGTAACGTAGCACGCATCGAGTGGCCACCCCTCTCCGcactggaggagggcggaAGGGGCAGAGGCCACAGCGCATCTTCGCGAGTCCCACATCCTCTGTCACCACCTGGCGCCACGAATTAACTTCCCCCTtatcgcacacacacacacacacacacacacacactcactcactcacactccctcttcgccctctGCACCCTGACACGGAGATGAAGGAAAGAACGATGGcaaccaccgctgccgaggcaACACCCACCACCTGCAGTACGGTGCTGCACCCTTCCTGGACAGTCCCTGTGGAACCTTCCAAGCGTCGCTCGGACAGTTATCTCATGGATAAGGCGATAGCCGCGTCTCTATCCAAAGGCGCAGCGCGCCCCGTTTCATATCCCGTctgtgctgctcgcgcggagcaccacagcacaCACCTGCGTGCCGATGGTGTCTGCCGAGGTGGCTCTTGCAGTGCAAGGTGGActcatcgccgccgtcgcacgCAACGACTCACGAAGCGCGCGACTGTGTGGGTGCTGTATCTCCTGTTGCCGCTCCTGCTGTACAACTCCACGCCACCAGCATCGCCACGGC
It encodes the following:
- a CDS encoding putative 26S protease regulatory subunit; the protein is MQSNTVLDPEREALRSEAIKKTVERNVTQARLKKVNDDVKQQQRELDKVEDQVNALLSIGHYVGEVLKRVDEERFIVKSISGARHLVGYRKSIKPEKLKFGARVALEITTFTIVKVLPREVDPQVYSMQYMSSDKDVSFQDIGGLQPQMRQMREVIELPLTNPELFTRVGIAAPKGVLLYGPPGTGKTLLAKAIAANVDAAFLKIVASSIVDKYIGESARVIREMFAYAREHEPCIIFIDEVDAIGSKRIEGSSSDREIQRTLMELLNQMDGFDTLGKVKVIMATNRPDTLDAALMRPGRLDRKIEIPLPNEAGRLDILRIHSAKIAKQGDIDFESVVKLSEGFNGADLRNVCTEAGMFAIRAGRDYVENNDFNKAVRKVADMKRLEGTAHQYSDQ